One segment of Cutaneotrichosporon cavernicola HIS019 DNA, chromosome: 4 DNA contains the following:
- a CDS encoding uncharacterized protein (Chaperonin 10 Kd subunit), producing MSATFKSIRSLQPLFDRVLVQRFKAETKTATGIFLPSSATQSPLPEATVIAVGPGATSADGKVVPCSVKEGDRVLLPSWGGSPIKVGEEEYQLFKDGEILAKINE from the exons ATG TCGGCCACCTTCAAGTCGATCCGCTCGCTCCAGCCCCTCTTTgaccgcgtcctcgtccagcgcttcaaggccgagacg AAGACCGCGACCGGCATCTTCCTCCCTTCGTCCGCGACCCAGTCGCCCCTCCCCGAGGCGACCGTCATCGCTGTCGGCCCCGGCGCCACCAGCGcggacggcaaggtcgtccCCTGCTcggtcaaggagggcgaccgcgtcctcctccccagcTGGGGCGGTTCGCCGatcaaggtcggcgaggag GAGTACCAGCTCTTCAAGGACGGTGAGatcctcgccaagatcAACGAGTAA